In Phyllostomus discolor isolate MPI-MPIP mPhyDis1 chromosome 3, mPhyDis1.pri.v3, whole genome shotgun sequence, a single genomic region encodes these proteins:
- the CORO2A gene encoding coronin-2A, whose protein sequence is MSWHPQYRSSKFRHVYGKPASKENCYDSVPITQSVQDNHFCAVNPHFIAVVTECAGGGAFLVIPLHQTGKLDPHYPKVCGHRGNVLDIKWNPFDDFEIASASEDATIKIWNIPKQLLSKNITVCRKELVGHARRVGLVEWHPTAAGILFSAGYDYKVMVWNLDTKERVIMSPVKTIDCHQDVILSMSFNTNGSLLATTCKDRKIRVLDPRAGTVLQEANYKGHRASKVLFLGNLKKLLSTGTSRWNNRQMALWDQDDLSVPLTEEDLDGSSGVLFPFYDADTNMLYVVGKGDGNIRYYEVSASKPHLNYLTEYRSSFPQKGIGVMPKRGLDVSTCEIFRFYKLITTKSLIEPVSMIVPRRSESYQEDIYPPTAGAQPSLTAREWLSGMNRGPVLVSLRPGCELLSPRPLPPESAPSTPTAPASPHLTSQMEKLVAEDGQRPFSLPEEKSPKWTPEHRLEEKKAWLTNGFDIFECPPPKTENELLQMFYRQQEEIRRLRELLTQREVQAKQLELEIKNLRMSSEWF, encoded by the exons ATGTCATGGCATCCCCAGTACCGGAGCTCCAAGTTCCGCCACGTCTACGGCAAACCGGCCAGCAAGGAGAACTGCTACGACTCGGTGCCCATCACCCAGAGCGTCCAAGACAACCACTTCTGCGCCGTGAACCCCCACTTCATCGCGGTCGTGACTGAGTGTGCCGGTGGCGGGGCCTTCCTCGTCATTCCCCTGCACCAG ACGGGAAAGTTGGACCCCCACTACCCGAAGGTCTGCGGGCACAGAGGGAACGTCTTGGACATCAAGTGGAACCCTTTTGACGACTTTGAAATCGCCTCCGCTTCTGAAGATGCCACA ATTAAGATCTGGAACATCCCCAAGCAGCTGCTGTCGAAGAACATCACGGTCTGCAGGAAGGAGCTGGTGGGCCATGCCCGCAGAGTGGGCCTGGTAGAGTGGCACCCCACGGCCGCCGGCATCCTCTTCAGCGCCGGCTACGACTACAAG GTGATGGTCTGGAACCTGGATACAAAGGAGCGTGTAATCATGAGCCCCGTGAAGACAATTGACTGTCACCAAGACGTGATCCTCTCTATGTCCTTCAACACCAACGGCAGCCTGCTGGCCACCACCTGTAAGGACCGCAAGATCCGGGTTCTCGACCCCCGAGCAGGGACGGTCCTCCAG GAAGCCAACTACAAGGGGCACCGGGCCAGCAAAGTGCTGTTTCTGGGGAACCTGAAGAAGCTGCTGTCCACGGGCACCTCCCGATGGAACAACCGGCAGATGGCCCTGTGGGACCAG GACGACCTCTCCGTGCCTCTCACGGAGGAGGACCTGGATGGCTCCTCAGGTGTGCTGTTTCCCTTCTACGACGCAGACACCAACATGCTCTATGTGGTGGGGAAG ggagACGGGAACATCCGCTACTATGAGGTGAGCGCCAGCAAACCTCACCTGAACTACCTGACCGAATACCGCTCCTCATTCCCACAGAAGGGGATCG GCGTCATGCCAAAGAGAGGCCTCGATGTGTCCACCTGTGAGATCTTCCGCTTCTACAAGCTGATTACCACCAAAAGTCTCATCGAGCCCGTATCCATGATTGTGCCCCGGAGG tcAGAGTCCTACCAGGAGGACATCTACCCACCCACGGCGGGGGCGCAGCCCTCTCTGACCGCCAGGGAGTGGCTCAGCGGGATGAACAGAg GGCCGGTCCTGGTGTCCCTCAGGCCTGGCTGCGAGCTGCTGAGCCCTCGGCCTCTGCCCCCAGAGAgtgctccctccacccccacggCCCCCGCCTCGCCCCACCTCACGAGCCAGATGGAAAAGCTGGTTGCAGAAGATGGCCAGAGGCCCTTCTCGCTGCCGGAGGAGAAGTCACCGAAGTGGACCCCAGAGCACAGGCTGGAGGAGAAGAAGGCCTGGCTCACAAACGGGTTTGACATCTTCGAATGCCCCCCGCCAAAGACGGAGAACGAG CTGCTGCAAATGTTCTACCGG